A region of the Oscarella lobularis chromosome 17, ooOscLobu1.1, whole genome shotgun sequence genome:
AAAGGCGAGACTAACGTATTTTTCAGCGCGCAGGAGTCTAGCAAGAGATCGACGCCGTgcaaaaaggaaagagagaTCTATACTACGTACGCATTCTTGTGTAATGTGTCCTCGATGCGAACGCCTTGTCCGCGCTCGACAACGAGCCACGTCTCGTAAGCGGAACAATCAATATTGACCTTGGGCGGGGATATGGATATATGGAACGCCGGTCAGTTCGCACCCCCGGTGCGATACACCCTCTCTCCTAAGCCCCCCTCCCCACTACAAAGAAACACCGCTCGTTCCGCGCGACCTAAGGCTTCGAGCATCTGCGTATACAAAACCCGCCTACGCGAATCAGATGGCCAAGAGGATATGCGTCAAAATGGGACCCCAGAAGCCCTCTAAAAAAACCACCCCCCTTCTCACCTGTCGCTTCATTTGATATATCGTTATTTTTAGCAATTGCAGCCCCCCAAATgccctcgtcgccgtcgtcgtcgttccccGCGGGTTTCTCACGACGGAAACGGCGTGCGATACGACGCCAGCTGACTCCAGAGCGGCAATAATCAAACCCTTTGAACCAATAAAACAAggacgaaaaaaaataaaacctACGTACCCGAAAAGCGGAAAAACGCGTGATATTTTTCCCGCGCAagagcgccgtcgccgtgacgAGTTGATGAGGATAGGGCACTTCGAGATACGTCACGCGAGCGAGAGTGAGAATTTTACCCAAATATTCAACGTAACCGTCGTccatcgtcgcgacggcgtgaaAAACGTCAATTCCCAAAAACTAAGAaaagaataagaaaaaaaattttgtttcCCCTCCTCTCCCCGACTAACCTGATATCGATACAAATCGGGTAAAGCGTTCAACTCGCTCACGACCTCAGGCGAGAAGTCTTTCTGAAACGTCAGCGTGTTATTGAGTCGAAGATTCTTCGCCATCGCTCTTTATGGAACAAATGAATTCGATAGAACCGCAGGCGCCAGcagccaaagaaaaaaaaacacccCCAGCCAAATACCTGTGTGACGCGAACACGTCGAAATAGAGcgacggaaagacgacgactacaGTGGAACTAGGATACGTTCTCGCCACTTTCGTAGCAAGGAGACCCTGTTGGGACCCTCCTAGAGTGGGGAGAGACTCTTTCTCTAAAGGAAAGGGTCTCGCGCCGACGTCTTACCGTATGTAATTACGCTGAATTTCTCCTTCGCGACGCTGTTCAAATCGCGACGTACGAGCTCCCATTGGACGTCGAATAATCTCGTTCCGCTCTCGACGCtcgcttcgcttcgttcGAGTAATAATCCGAGGCGTTCTAGAACGCTGGGTGGCTgcacttcgtcttcttcctcctcctcttcttcttctttcgttgtgtcgccggcgccggcgccttcttcttcttctttatccGTTTTTTTCGATTGGGAAGTCGACGGTGCTTTCGAGTCTTTCGATTttgtcgattttttcgtcggtTCGGCGACGGGAATTGGGtcttagagaagaaaaaacggctcgttctttcgttttttttttcttttgaggCCTACCCTTCACTTGTTCTTCCATTAGGAGAGGACCTGTGACGTCCAATTCGAGAAGATGacgctagaaaaaaatcaaaatagcGTTATTTTAACGAGTTTCTTTGTACCCCggttcgtctttttctcaaaGGCTGATTGGGCTGCGGTTTTTTCTCGGGAACTTTGAGTACTTTTGACAATAGGCTAGCCCCCTTTTGCTTCACAACTGAGTCAGAatctagagagaaagaaaaacctaGAGACTATGTCTAtatcaaaatttttttaccttttgattttgatgcTATTGGTTTTGGTTTCGAAGATTTTATTATCTTTTTTACTGGTGGCTGTGtcggttttgattttttcgattGACTAATTTTCGTCTTTGGAattgttttcgtttcggGTTTTCGGTCTGGAAATAATTCCTGTCTGTCTTTCGCCACTTTTGACACCAATTCGTCCAAAGATTTCTCCAGCTCTTTCAAATTGAATTCGTCTTTAAAATCGTCCGTTCTACGACTCGTTTCTTGGCCTTTCGTCGCTCCTTTAGCGTCACTCCTATCCTTCTTCACAgcctaataaataaataaataaataaaacctCGAAACACTCGACAACACCTACATCCAACTTCTTAGGAATTCTAGGCAAAAACTAGACAAAAAAACCATCTAGGATAtaactaataattaataaaaatcgGCTTACCTGCGCCACGCGATCTGCAAACTCAGCCAAAGCGATTTCCCCCGTCTCCGGCTCCCACTCGTCGATCTCGTGACTCAATTCCCTAATCGACGCCCCGGCGACGAGTAGATTCCTCGCCGAATGACTCCGCGCGTAGCGAAGCTTCAGGAGACTCACAAAGAGCTtttcgagcgtcgacgaaagcggatTCAAACGCAGAACGGTCTCGAGGGAAAGCGACGCATTTCGCACGGGCGCCAAAGCCGTCGATCCGTCCCCAAAGAGAACCGTCGCGACGCCATCTTCGAGAAACAAGCCGCAAatctcaaagaaaagaaaaaaaataatcaattgagagcctatttatttgtttatttttttttcgatttaCTGATGTGTCTCCTTCTTCTATTGCGACTTTTTTCGAGCAGTAATAAGGATCTATACGACGTTCCACCGCTTTTacaatcacgtgataaatTTTCGCGTGTTGCACGGGCGATCCCATCGAACCGAAATGCGAATTCTCGACAATCTCGATCATGTGCAATATTTCGACTCCGGCAATTTTCGCCGCATTTTCGACGAGTTTCTCCAACGACTGCCAATGCAAGAAGTATCGTTCCATGGACGGTCCAACGATGAAACTGTGCCACGATAGGGACAAAAGAGTTCCGAGCAATCGCTCGAATTCGTGAGGCAGCAACGTtccgacgagcgacggcaaaTCGCTCAGAAGCAAATATTTGAAAACGACCTAGAGAACCCcggatgatgacgtcataaattgaTATAGAATTCGATTTACTTGGTAGTCGCGTCCGAGTTTTaggacggcgtcgaaaatTCGAGAAATTGGTATTTGACAGAGATTCAAGTTTTCTTGGCCCGCCGATTTGACGTGCGATTCCACGAGATTCGTGTGCACTTGCAAATCCTTACCGTTCccttcaaaacaaaaaaaattaaaatttatttatttatttatttatttatttatttattttgtacCTGACGTCAGAACGGCGACTACCGTTCGCTCGTGATcgctcttcgccgccgagaCGCTCGTGGCTCCCGTTCCGAACTCGACTAGCGTTCCATTGCCGCCAACCTTATCCTTAATCCGATTCCAATAATTGTTCTTGTGAACGGAATTGGACGACGTCAGAACGGGCGTCAGAACGTCCTTAACTTAAAAACACCCCGTATATCATTAGTCTTTTTTAAAGAGACCCATTtagggggaggggaggggaggagggggaggagatGCTCCGCCCTCCCCCCAGCTGCAGCCCCCAGGAGTCTCACCTGCCGAAGACAAGTCGCCATTTCGGACCATATTCCAAAAGAGATCCGTTATGGGAAGCTTCATCAGAGCGTCGGCCATCTGCAAATTTAATATAGATGAGaagtcttttcttctttgattcCACGCCCACGGGGAGGGAACAGCTGTGTGGGAGATAAGGCTTCGCGTTGGCCTTCGGTTCGACGTTCCCATATGTGGTGCACCTGCTACACGTGGCCCTACCCCCTAAATCGTCATCTGTACGAGGTTCCTTTTCAGAGGCTTCCCCCTTTGGTCTCCTAGGCAACACTTGGAGACGCGTGGAAGTCTGAAATCCCTCATTAGATGATGATATCTTTAAAGAGGTGCCCGTTGCTAGGCACCGTGATCTACGTCACTGTACGTGGAGGAGTGGGGAAGATACATActtagagaaaaataaatattcagTGGAGCGCGTCTAGAAGGTCTCCTCCTCATTGATTAATATATAATGTCCCGTTAATAGAACCAGTCACTTCCAAGTTCCATTAGTCATGACAACGGAACCTCTCTCACGTCAATtagggaaaaaaattcagttAAACTGCATAGCCAACGAACGCCTTAACATTAAGATCTCTAAACCTATACCTAGGTAGGTGGAGAGGGCCCTACGCCTCTACAAAGTGTCTACGtactcgattttttttcgaatagGGCAATTcgttctgacgtcgtttgaTGGATTTGGATTTGGGTTTTATCTTCGATTCCGGTTTGGCCGTGTAGAagtcgccgaatcgacgatattctttcgtttcttcgctaATGTCGCGAGTGCGAAGTACGCCTTTTTAGGAAGAACTCGgattatttgaattttttttattaggaaaaAGGACGTTGCACCTCCGTTTGCTTTTCGGCGTAACGACTGaaacttttgtttttttaacCTAGAAGAGCTCTTGTTCTTTATACGCGACGCCAGGATGCGTTCGAAATCGTGTACGATTCggttttttcgtctttcgctGTTTTCTTAGCGTCGTCCGTTGCCAGTCCAAGAAATGGGCTTGTCGCTAAGAGTTTCCTCGATGGAACGAACTCGCTCGCCGTCTGTAGGAGCAGAAGACAGCCGACGACGGTAATTTGTAGTGACGCCATCTTCGCGCAGACTCGAAACTTTCACGTAGCGCCCACGTGATGAAACGCGCGCTCTCGCTGGAGCGTGGGAGCGTGGGCGTTTGAAAGGCGCGTAAATGACTTCCTTTAGCGTCGAACTGTAAAGTGATCTTTGGCGGCGACTGGCGCCAATCTGTCTAGCCATCTGGCCGGCACCCGTTTATACTTTGCCACTTTTTGTATAGGAAACGAGAACGGCGCCTGTGAAATGGACGACTGCACCTGCAAACTGCAtggataaataaatactacATATGCGCAACTCAAAGTCTTTGCTTCTAATTGCTGATAGCGAAATGCTTGCACCGATCGTGTGGCGCCGAAGCGTCTGGgtgattattttttcttggcCACTACGTTCTTCGTCCATGCCGGTGTCTTTTTGAGCAGAGCCGTTGCAAGATCGCAACGCCCTTCCTGTGCACCTGTTTACTATGGGGAGGCCCAAACAAACTTTCTCACGCCTCGTACGCTCCATGGGGTAGACTCGTAAATTCTTTACAAATGCGTGGAGACCACCTTGCCgccgaatgacgtcaacaaaaggcgatttttctcctttcttttgctCGGTATTTTGAAACGTTTACGAGAGCCCTAACGCTCCCCGCGAGCCGTCCGTGTGTACATAAGCGGACACGTGCACGATCGCGTgactaattagaaataacAAAACGTAATCGTTTTTTAAGAGGTTTACGCCTCTTCGCAGCAGGGGACGTCCCGCGCAACGCTTggaaaaaagcaaaacgtcgtcgagaatgaCAGATGACTGACCGACCGGCCGGCATTGGACCGGAGACATTCACCTGGCCGCCGACAAGGCGTCAACACGTCTGACAACTCGCGCGTGTCATATGTTAGCCGAGAAGCTGCAGGGGTCCAAAAATGGGGGAGGTGCGGAAGGGAACGCGGTCGGCCTACGCGTCCGCATTCGCTCATCGCCGAgttcgacgaaatgacgtcaaaacgagcTGTCCGCTTCCTTTGTTGATGGGAAATCGAGCCCAAtgtatcgtcgtcgacaccGAACGTCGACTAGTGACGTCCGGGTTTTGTGATGATAGCAACCGACGTTGTGGTGACGTAGTGTGGCGCCAGTCGAGACCCATGCAATGACAACTCGGCGCAGGTGCAgcacgcggcggcggcatcgaCTTCGCTCGCCGAAACAAGTCAAAGTGCCGACAATTGTCCTAACGAGCTCGAACGCGTTTAGCCTGGCGTCAATACGACGCGCGATTTCTATTTCGCCTTCTAAATCGACTTCCTACGGTTGTGGGCTTTGCGGTCAGTCGCGTGTTTCTGTTGCTATCGAATTACGCGAAGCACCACCTAACTAATGGAATTACGCCGCTACTAATCATTGGCTCGAATGAGGGCGTGACCACTGATAACCACCTGTAAATACATAGCCGAATAGCTGCACAATAATTAACACCGGTTTCCGCCCTAATTGCTGGCGGCCATGTCGCCAGATGCAGATGTTCAAACAATCAATGTGTGATCCCGCGAAAGAGGGGCGGGTGGCGCGTGCACCTATAAAGTCATTCACTTCAAGATTGCCCGACTCATTCTCACGTCGGACCCACAACGCAAAATGAAGTCCTTTTCCtccgttccgtcgacgcgcgcCGACGATCGCATCGAACGCTACGTTCGCCGAAcgtcctccgcctcctcctccacgccgaaagcgatcgaaaagaaaaaagcggtcgccgccgccgccgccaatcGAATCAAATCGATTCCCGACGAAGATATGAAGGCCTGCTACACTCATCTCAAATCGATCGTACCGCGGGTTCgagccgccgacgagaagagtCTTACCGAGATCGAACTCCTTCAGCACATTATCGACTACATACAAGATCTCCAGGAAACGCTACAGCAGAgcaacgacgaaggcgaagcgGTAAGGGAGGCGACAGAAGACGCATgcatgcgcgcgcgcgccacCCAATCAATCACCTACTGTGTCTAATTATGGCTATACGACTTTTAGATGCTACATGATTGCGGTAGCGGCGTctgtggcggcggcggcggttctAGCGAAGCCGAATCGAGCGGGagcgatgacgatgacgatctCAGCCACTAATTTTCGAGTCTTCTCACTCGCGCCGACTGGCTCTCTTTTTTGGAGTCAATTTGCAGCTGCCGACCGCCTGGAGTCGAAATTCGTTTATCCGGTGGAAGACATCGAACAGGTGGGCGCACGCATCGGATCCGAAGCGGACGCCCCGACTTTCCTTTTTACCGCAATGCGGTCGATATTGATATTTATTTGTGCGTATGATTGGCGCGTTATTTTGACGACGCGCGGGCGGGCGGGCGGGTTGCGTCACGGGGGGGTTTCGATTCCCATCTTGTTATTcgaataaatttttttcgacaCTCACCACAGCATGCGTTTTCCACGCGTCCATTCGCACGTCCCTATTCATGCCtacgtcgtcttttccttatccttttccttctcttccgaCGGATGGTCTTCGTATCTGTGCACGTGCGCATATTTTACGCATAAGTATGCGTCCAGCCGCCCCGACCGCTTACTTCAATAGCGACGCCATTTCGCCTTTCACCAGCGCAACGAGCGACGGAACGCCCAGACAGGCGGGCACAAGATAGAGCAACGCGGGCTGGGGGGAAGGGAgaacacaaaaaaaacgtatttCGCGTAAACGAATACGCACTTTCTACGCAATACCTGAGCGGCATTGAAGAAATGCATGACAAGAACGGTCGTAACGAGACCGAAGAAATAGGCGACGCACGTCGCTCGGAAATAAAGCCGACTTCCCGGTCTCCGACTGCTTCCCCGACGacataaaaaagaaaacaattaGCAAAAGATATACCCCGCCCACGCATTCCCAGACCGCACCTGTCTTCAAATCGAAGCAGTAACGCAATAAAAATTCCCGGAATAACAATATCGCCCAGTCCGAGCATGGAGAAGTTCTTTGCATAAATGCCATGCTCCAAGATGTCCATAGGGAAAATGACTATAGAGTAACGATAAGCAAggaggaaagagagagagactctTTCTCTACGTTTTATGGGCGCATCGAACGACTTGGCAACGGTAACCATGACGTCGGTGCCGAACACCTGCGCGAGGATCGACATGAGACAATGCATATATGGACACTTGTGAGGAAGCGTTCGTACCCAGAATACGTCATAGAGAAAGAGACCGCCGAGAAGAATGAAACCATTCGTTACGCTACGCATAGATAGGAGACGAGACGTTAGGGGAGATACAAATCAGTATGGGTATGCATGAGGGTAGAAGGACGAGACACCTGTTGAGCGAGAGCATTTCAATGCCTTTGATTGCAAATGAAAATCCAAATACATTATTGGCAATCCAATGCTAGACATTGGGGGAAGGAAGCAGGAAAGAGATAAGAAAAGATGGAGAGCGAGATTTTGCATTTTCATTGCACGTGAGTGACCTCTTACCTTTTTCCATACATACCATATCCCGAAGAGAGCGGATACAAAGAGACACGCGAGATCGACGCGAGTGCATttgaaatagaaaagaagaccTAGGAAGAGGAAGATGCGCGAATTAGAGACCACCTGTATATATAAGGCGGTTGTGGTCAAACAACTTAAATACTTctatagataaataaataaataaataaaaagcatCCACCTGCGTCTTAGGGGAGATAAGGTGAGGTTGACATACCAGTGGCTTTCTCTGCAGCGTCGgattcctttttctcttcgtctacCTTTGTCTCTGTCAATTGAAGCTGATACATCGTTTTTGGCTGCAAGAATGCCGGTACAAAGGGCTTCACAATGGGTCTAGGGAAGACCATTCAATTccaaatatatatatatatatatatatatatatttaatcTCCTATGTGAACTCACTCTATAAGGCTGGCCACAGCCACGGTGCCCAATGCAAAGAAATAGATGCTCAACAGAAGATTGACGTACTCCTTGGAAAATATCTGACAAGAATCGGCGTCACGTCAAAAaacgatcacgtgataaaaacaaaaactaTTTTAAATCGTAGTACCGTGAAAAAGAGATAGAGTGATAGGAGAGCACCGCTCGCAATGACGGGAAACATAGCcacgtctttcgtcgtcattttctcCACATCCTCGCCGTCTTCCTGAAAAAAGAGACCGTTTCAGTTTCGCTCTTGCAGTTCTACGACTTGCCTgtgcttttttcttcgccgccttctGATAGGCAATCGATCGAATCGATCCGATCACAATGGGAATGATTGCCAGTACGACGAGGCTGCAATAAGCGGTTGCGAGGCCCTCTGGGGTTGCCGCCGCACGTCCGGTCACATTCGcggtcgccgtcgcgttcgacgtcgtctcgttggCAAGCAACGAGCTTGCGTTCGTCTCGCTCACTGTTTCGGCCATTTGTGCGGTTATACGCATGCGCCAAAGGCACGTGGAAGAGACGCTTCCGCTTCCTTCCGCTTCCGGGGAAATGTTGTCATAAGAACACCTCCTGGGAGCGGAAAAGATTATCTGCATACCTATCGCTTCTCCGCTATAAATAATCCCCTGAAGAGAACGCAATACCAGTTGTTGACCCCCTCCttctgcttctcttctttcgtacAACGTTTCAAGTTCCAATTTGGCAAACATGAACACGCTCGACAAGCGGAAACGGTCATCTATTGCTATCGCGACAAAAGGAATTCACAAATTTCTGGGCGCCATAGCCCAGGTGTTGATTTTCGTTCTCCTCACGTCTCACCTACTCTTTCTGATATGGGCAGCGGTCATAGctcagcaaagaaacgagatATGGGTTATGAGCATctttatcgtcgtcatcgacgtcatgaTTTTTACGAAACTCTTCTTtttgagaagaaataaattcGAAGGCAAACGAATCGCTCGAAGATGGTAGGAAAAGTTGAAAACCCGATCAGACACCCCACAGGATGTTCGTTACTCGTAGGTATCTTCCCCTTTCTGTTCATCTTATGGCTTCCATTCCTCTGATGTGGCTCATACTAACCGGAATGTATGTCTACCCAATAACCGATACTACCACTGAAACCATCGACTCTAACGAAACGAGAGCTGAAGTACTGAAGCAAATTGCGAGCGACGAGAGATCCGATCGGGCGAGAACTTCCGAAGTCtttcaatttgtcctgggccTCGGCAAGAATGCGACCATCTCAATTATAAATGTAAGAGAAATAGCGATCCTGATTAGAAACATCGAATGTGTCAATTTTAGGAGTTTTCTTTTGACAAAGCGGCCTACATCAGCGTACAATTCATAACGCCAgttttcgtcttcggtcGCTGGTTACTGCCTCGAGGGACCCTAACAAACGAACAACTATCCCGAATTCTTCTCTCGTCCCTTGCAATCGCCTTTGACGTTGTCGAGCTGCAGGATCACATCAACGAGCCGGAAATGCAAAAATTTACAGCTGTCTCTCTTCTAATCCTTGTTTTCTCGTCTCTCAGTCTCATTCAGCTCTTACAGTTTGCCGAACCGATGCAAGAGAAGATCGAATCGCGTACGTGGGAGGCGTTTTGGACAGTTTATGCCATACTGTTCCAAGAACTTCCCTTCTTGGCTATACGTATCTATCTAATCTCTATTCACGGATTCGAAATGACTGAGCTAGTGTTTCCGCTTAAAAATGCACTGGCTCTGGTTTTCGGCATATATCACATCGTTGTCTTGactacaacagaaaagaaggagagaatCGAAGAGAGACGTAGATCTCAAGTCATGCCatccgatgacgtcaaaaaagactCTCTAGTCATTAATGACGAGCCAGACGGCGGGAAAGAGTCCAAGGGTCGTTCCGCTTGGAGACAGCACAGCAATAGCCTTGGTCCTATTCTACTTTTCATGGGGCATATTGCTGTGCTGACTTGGAGGCTCACCATTATATATGATAGTCAATTGTATTGGCTGTTCATGCTCATGTTGATTCCATTTCTCGCCATCTTAATTCCTCGCCTCGTTCTGTTTAGCAAGAACGTGAGTTAcgagaaaacaaaagcaaacATCTGGTAGGAAACCAAACGAATAATTTACCTCTAATATATATTAATTTCTATAGGTTTCGACCAATACTTCTATACCTGATCGAAGCTATGGCCATATTCTGGCTAGTCGTTCTTGGACTTCGTTCCAACGGAGGCTTTTTCGTCACAAAGGAGCCAAATGTAACACTAAGCAAATTGAGCAATAACTCAGCAACCATTGACATCAGTTCCGTCGAAGAGGCCGAACTGGTACACCGTCCTCACGCTACTAAATCTATCTAGTACCTTTCTTCCCTAGACTGATCAACTCTCTTACGCCCTGCTTCAATTTATTCTTCCTATTGCTATCTTCGGACGCTGGTGGATGCCTCGAGAGGAGATCTCCCTCGAAGATTTCTCCAATCTTCTCCAGCCAGCAATCGCCCTCGCTTTCGACATCACCGAATTCGGTCATCTCATAGCCGAAGAACCAAAAATACACGACAACGAAGCTCTTCTCTACGCCcttctaatttttctctcAACGAGCGTCATACTTCTCTTACAAGTCGACGGAGGTAAACCGCAAGGAAAAGGAGGTTTGATTGCTTGGAcgctcgtcggcgttttCTGTCTCGACGCTCCGTTCTTCGTCATTCGCGTATATATTACGACGATTTTTGGGGTCGAAGACGTTGGACTGGtgtttcttttgaagaacTTACTTGCCGCTTTATTTGGGCTCTATCGTACGGCAAGTCTTGTGCGCGAGAtacgaaaggaaaagaaggatAAAGAGTTGAGACGACGAGTGTCGTCCGTCAGACTTCCGTCGGATTATGTGGCTAAGAACTACGAAGCAATAGAGCAGTTCAAAGATGAAAACGGAATTGAGGATAACAAGGAAAAGGATCTATGGGAAAAGGAAGAACCCCAGGATGAGGGAGAGACTGTTATTATTAACGTTCTTCCTGTGATATCCGATGTAGAAGAGACAGCAACAGTCAaagatgatgaagatgaagaaaaaacagaTGAGGAAAAGGCGGaagtgaaagaagaaaaaaacgacgaaaaaacagATGAGGAGAAGGCGGaagtgaaagaagaaaaaaacgaggagGTCAAGGAtgaaacaaaagaagaaacaaaagtgGAAACGGGAGAAAATATCAAGGAAAAAACAGGAGGAAGTGATGGAGAGGAGGACACCACCTCAGAATAGATACAAACTCACCTTACGGCACTTTAGCTCccttgtctttttcttcacttttaTCTAGGAAATTCAAGCAACTCACCTTTGTAGATTCCACCTAGATAAATATTTACCTTTGCTTTGATATATAGTGGTCTTGATATTGAGACTGTAGAGTCTAACTAAGAACGTCCGCCTTTAATTTCCCGGCACGATTCACACAGACTGCACACGAAAAAACCGTCCAAAAGCGTCTGACACTTTCGCTCTAGGCAAAGCTGAGCAACTCCACGTCGAAAATGAGAGTTGCGTTGGGAGGAATCGTGtgggaagaaaaagtcaagaaaaataaatgagAATGAGTAGATTAGACTATTTCTTTAGCTCAAAAAGGATATACTCCGGAAAATCCTTTTGATCCGTATGCATAGTCGGGTGAACACGTCAATTTCGCTCTTTCTCCGAGTGACATCTATTCAAATCGACTAATTTTATGCATTGAATTTCGTATCGAATACCGTACTGTTGCTACGCCTTCGTCCCAGCCTACAAAATCagggtgaggccccctttgaggACACCGCTTTCTCACTCACCTGGAATCACTTGTCCAAGACCGATTTTAAATTGGAACGGCTTTCCCCGATCTCTAGACGAATCAAACTTCGTGCCATTCGTAAGGGTTCCTAACGATGGGCAGTTGGTACGGAAAAAAAGCGAGGAGCGGCCAAAAAATTTCACAGTACCCGTGTAGTGCACCTTTACCGTCTGCCCCTTGCTCGGAAAGCTGCGTCCTATATTCGACAGCTTAAAAACGCGCATCGAGGTCTTTTCTGGCTCTGTACCGTCGCCTGGAGTAATAACTTCCTTGTCGACTCCCATTTTTTCGTTCCGCGTGCTTTGATGATGACGTATCGCACTGTTGATATTCTTTTCGTACGGGAACATGGAGAAAAGGCTGCAGAAGGAACTGAGAAAATTTCGCGGCGATCCGCCAGAGGGAATGTCgttggacgacgattccgtGACGGGCGACATCACACGGTGCGTCTACGCGCGATTTCCTGCATATCGAAACTAACTCGGAGCTCGCAACAGATGGATTGTTCGCGTAGAAGGAGCTGCAGGTAAATCGCTCACATTAACAACGTCAACGGTCATTTTTCTTGCAGGCACTCTCTACGCCGACGAAAAATTCCGACTCCAATTCAAATTCGAAAAGGGCTACCCATTCAGTTCACCTCAGGTCCAATCCTATTATCGAGTCAATATCAAATA
Encoded here:
- the LOC136197471 gene encoding DNA-binding protein inhibitor ID-3-like, which produces MKSFSSVPSTRADDRIERYVRRTSSASSSTPKAIEKKKAVAAAAANRIKSIPDEDMKACYTHLKSIVPRVRAADEKSLTEIELLQHIIDYIQDLQETLQQSNDEGEAMLHDCGSGVCGGGGGSSEAESSGSDDDDDLSH
- the LOC136197464 gene encoding uncharacterized protein; the protein is MASLQITVVGCLLLLQTASEFVPSRKLLATSPFLGLATDDAKKTAKDEKTESLKKQKFQSLRRKANGGVLRTRDISEETKEYRRFGDFYTAKPESKIKPKSKSIKRRQNELPYSKKNRMADALMKLPITDLFWNMVRNGDLSSAVKDVLTPVLTSSNSVHKNNYWNRIKDKVGGNGTLVEFGTGATSVSAAKSDHERTVVAVLTSGNGKDLQVHTNLVESHVKSAGQENLNLCQIPISRIFDAVLKLGRDYQVVFKYLLLSDLPSLVGTLLPHEFERLLGTLLSLSWHSFIVGPSMERYFLHWQSLEKLVENAAKIAGVEILHMIEIVENSHFGSMGSPVQHAKIYHVIVKAVERRIDPYYCSKKVAIEEGDTSICGLFLEDGVATVLFGDGSTALAPVRNASLSLETVLRLNPLSSTLEKLFVSLLKLRYARSHSARNLLVAGASIRELSHEIDEWEPETGEIALAEFADRVAQFLPRIPKKLDAVKKDRSDAKGATKGQETSRRTDDFKDEFNLKELEKSLDELVSKVAKDRQELFPDRKPETKTIPKTKISQSKKSKPTQPPVKKIIKSSKPKPIASKSKDSDSVVKQKGASLLSKVLKVPEKKPQPNQPLRKRRTGRHLLELDVTGPLLMEEQVKDPIPVAEPTKKSTKSKDSKAPSTSQSKKTDKEEEEGAGAGDTTKEEEEEEEEDEVQPPSVLERLGLLLERSEASVESGTRLFDVQWELVRRDLNSVAKEKFSVITYGGSQQGLLATKVARTYPSSTVVVVFPSLYFDVFASHRAMAKNLRLNNTLTFQKDFSPEVVSELNALPDLYRYQFLGIDVFHAVATMDDGYVEYLGKILTLARVTYLEVPYPHQLVTATALLRGKNITRFSAFRGLIIAALESAGVVSHAVSVVRNPRGTTTTATRAFGGLQLLKITIYQMKRQVNIDCSAYETWLVVERGQGVRIEDTLHKNALLRAEKYVSLAFLLKLDMIPDDRQKLVNAYLTLPVYEDMCPLHIVWNDGELYYSSAMGNKHRWDVMTLLENDAVVETLKGELSKGKGPFSFLEFESRRGEISLPLATAFPESSFISLESEKKLAYVHFENVTKASAFNNVIGVISSSHHLIEKLLESPDFLRYQFVGIYKFLTMIKTMNRKDFNEMLGGLFATAMTSFIQLPSSQILSLAASTFFPLLVQPFSSHESFLRSDHPLPLFENFEIRLAAESAVADVKNNISASVLRASYAPPDVDLSWRFLRVDVRNLTVKVNHHFDYRLDGHSRKYMQHCISNKTHSEVYLVREFDGYKIPYQSLYSVSLIALLRMGLLPEIKESFYDMFIRLPLYEDMAPWNIVFQGGKLAYIDYDTKDHTFNKMVPAAYQVMAMLMNYERTVADFGHCQGHGKNEYGFQFISSCVESDFVGPCKDSSKPVPCGDHTCRSTYVECLQALNELEYERSLRLLKTANRKKSDSFTLPTALAEISRKGNWVYGFGGLVSTKRKIKVPEYVERAVSWRKPIINV